The genomic region GTCGACAACGGCGCCTTCACCGCCTACTCCACGCCGTTCACCGTCTCGGCGCCGGGCGCGCACACCGTCCGCTTCCGCGCCACGGACGTGGCGGGCAACGTCTCCCAGGTCGGCTCCACCAGCTTCACGATCGTGGCCCCGACGCCCACCGACACGACGGCTCCGACGACGGCCATGACGCAGAGCCCGGCCGCCCCCAACGGCCAGGACGGCTACTACACGTCGTCCGTCACGGTGACGCTGGCGGCGACGGACAACCAGGGTGGCAGCGGGGTCGACCGCATCGAGTACAAGCTCGACGGGGCGGCCAACTGGACGACGTACACCGGGGCGATCACCATGAGCGCGGACGGCCAGCGCACGCTGGTCTACCGGGCCGTGGACAAGGCCGGCAACGCCGAGGCCGACAAGTCGCTCAGCCTCCGCATCGACGCGACGGGCCCCGTCATCACGGTCACCGGCCTCGTCGACGGCTCCAGCTACGACCAGTCGCGCTCCGCCACGGTGTCGTTCTCGGCGACCGACGCCGGCTCCGGTGCCGGCTCGACGACGGCCACGCTGGACGGCGCGGCCTTCACCTCGGGCACGACGGTGAGCTTCGCGGACCTGTCGCTCGGGTCGCACACGCTGGTGGTCACCTCCCGCGACGCTGCCGGCAACGACAGCACCACGACCATCCGCTTCACCGTCACGGCCGTGCCCACCGGCACGACCCTGGCTTCGCTGCAGGCGGACATGAACGGCTTCGTGGCGGCCGAGCGGCTGAGCCCGCGGGTCGCGGCCAGCCTCGAGGACCGGCTGTCGCGCGCCGCGACGGCCGCCGAGCGGGGCAGTGAGAAGTCGGTCATCCGCTTCCTGCAGGAGTTCATGGCTCGTGCGAACAACCAGATCAAGGGCGACGCGGACGACTACGCCGTCCGCGACGAGCTGATCGCCGCGGCCCGCGAGCTGATCGCGGAGTACGAGGCGCTCGACGAGGAGGAGGGCTTCTAGCCTGGAGCCTGCCCGACTCACTGCACT from Motilibacter aurantiacus harbors:
- a CDS encoding OmpL47-type beta-barrel domain-containing protein, which translates into the protein VDNGAFTAYSTPFTVSAPGAHTVRFRATDVAGNVSQVGSTSFTIVAPTPTDTTAPTTAMTQSPAAPNGQDGYYTSSVTVTLAATDNQGGSGVDRIEYKLDGAANWTTYTGAITMSADGQRTLVYRAVDKAGNAEADKSLSLRIDATGPVITVTGLVDGSSYDQSRSATVSFSATDAGSGAGSTTATLDGAAFTSGTTVSFADLSLGSHTLVVTSRDAAGNDSTTTIRFTVTAVPTGTTLASLQADMNGFVAAERLSPRVAASLEDRLSRAATAAERGSEKSVIRFLQEFMARANNQIKGDADDYAVRDELIAAARELIAEYEALDEEEGF